A DNA window from Paraflavitalea devenefica contains the following coding sequences:
- a CDS encoding 7-carboxy-7-deazaguanine synthase QueE, giving the protein MEVSAVPAVISLPVMEAFYTIQGEGYYQGKAAYFIRLGGCDVGCVWCDVKESWDAAKHPLQSIDEMVSAAAAWPGRMAVVTGGEPLMHNLDALTAALHEAGFQTNIETSGSSPLSGEWDWICLSPKKFKFPLPEVLPLANELKVVIFNKSDFAWAEKYAAQVSPSCKLYLQPEWDKSKEMTPLIIEYIKENPQWEFSLQIHKYINVP; this is encoded by the coding sequence ATGGAAGTAAGTGCAGTACCGGCTGTGATCAGTTTGCCCGTGATGGAAGCCTTTTATACCATTCAGGGAGAAGGGTATTACCAGGGCAAGGCCGCCTATTTTATCCGGCTGGGCGGATGTGATGTAGGCTGCGTATGGTGTGATGTGAAAGAAAGCTGGGACGCCGCCAAACACCCCCTCCAAAGTATTGATGAAATGGTATCCGCCGCTGCTGCCTGGCCCGGCCGGATGGCCGTGGTCACCGGCGGAGAACCCCTGATGCATAACCTGGATGCCCTCACCGCAGCGCTCCATGAAGCTGGTTTCCAGACAAATATTGAAACCTCCGGCTCCTCCCCCCTGAGCGGGGAATGGGACTGGATCTGCCTATCGCCCAAAAAGTTCAAGTTCCCCCTGCCGGAGGTCCTCCCCCTGGCCAATGAACTGAAGGTGGTGATTTTCAATAAGAGCGACTTCGCCTGGGCCGAAAAGTATGCCGCCCAGGTATCTCCCTCCTGTAAATTGTACCTGCAGCCGGAATGGGACAAATCGAAGGAGATGACCCCCCTGATCATTGAATATATTAAAGAAAATCCTCAATGGGAGTTCTCCCTCCAGATCCATAAGTACATCAACGTACCCTGA
- a CDS encoding OmpA family protein produces MGIKRFCTILSFLILPVLVIAQYDPSKMKRKAVELYERGIRQAQEDDFKGGINTLKEAVKIEPRFLDAYLSIAGMYGELKDYQGSIENYEKAKAIDAAYFKDFNLPFSINLAGKGEFAKALEAVNEFLTIPNLHEQSVKAGEFRRKSYQFAIEYAKQKPLLDYKFEPQNMGDSVNSVFSEYYPTLTIDGNELIITRRVKHYNEDFFGTTRVNGRWSKATPLSGDINTDANEGAQTISQDGQWLIFTGCNFPDGYGSCDLYISYLTNDGWSAPVNLGKRVNSDAWESAPSLSPDKRDLYFASKRNDGYGGSDIYVSHYLPNGQWSEAENLGPEVNTAGDESCPFMHADNQTLYFTSNGHLGYGGDDLFVIKKGSKDTWGKAMNLGYPINTIENEGSLIVAADGKTAYYASDRSDSRGGLDIYTFELRNDIRPARTLWVKGKVFDKKTTKGLPSAIELTDLATQEVMSKVQTDETGNYLVTLPVGKDYAFNVNRKGYLFFSDNFSLSQKAPDSTYHIDIPLQPLEANASIVLKNIFFDTRQFSLKPESTTELDKLFVLLRDNPTLRIQISGHTDNVGKPEDNLVLSNNRAQAVVKYLVSKGIDQQRLSFKGFGETVPVADNATEEGRAQNRRTEMKVISH; encoded by the coding sequence ATGGGCATTAAACGCTTCTGTACCATATTGTCATTTCTTATTCTTCCTGTATTGGTCATAGCTCAATATGATCCCTCCAAAATGAAGCGGAAAGCAGTGGAGCTTTATGAAAGGGGCATCAGGCAAGCCCAGGAAGACGATTTTAAAGGTGGTATCAATACCTTGAAGGAGGCTGTAAAAATAGAGCCTCGTTTCCTCGATGCCTATCTCTCCATTGCCGGCATGTACGGCGAACTAAAAGATTACCAGGGCTCCATTGAAAATTATGAAAAGGCCAAAGCGATTGATGCCGCTTATTTCAAAGATTTCAACCTTCCCTTTTCTATCAACTTAGCCGGCAAAGGCGAATTCGCCAAAGCCCTTGAAGCAGTGAACGAGTTCCTGACCATTCCCAACCTGCATGAACAGAGCGTCAAAGCCGGGGAATTCCGCCGGAAAAGCTACCAGTTTGCCATTGAATACGCCAAACAAAAGCCGTTGCTGGATTATAAGTTTGAACCCCAGAATATGGGCGACAGTGTGAATTCTGTTTTTTCGGAATACTACCCTACCCTTACGATTGATGGCAATGAACTGATCATCACCCGCCGGGTAAAACATTATAATGAAGATTTTTTTGGCACTACCCGTGTGAATGGCAGGTGGTCTAAAGCCACGCCCCTTTCCGGCGATATTAATACCGATGCCAATGAAGGCGCCCAAACAATCTCCCAGGACGGGCAATGGCTGATTTTCACCGGCTGTAATTTCCCTGATGGCTATGGTAGCTGCGACTTGTATATTTCTTACCTCACTAACGACGGATGGAGCGCCCCCGTGAACCTGGGCAAGCGGGTGAATAGTGATGCCTGGGAATCGGCCCCCTCTTTATCGCCCGATAAGCGCGACCTGTATTTTGCCAGCAAACGCAATGACGGCTATGGCGGCAGTGATATTTATGTAAGCCATTATTTACCCAACGGACAATGGAGTGAAGCAGAGAACCTCGGCCCCGAAGTAAATACGGCCGGAGATGAAAGCTGCCCTTTTATGCATGCCGATAACCAGACTTTGTATTTCACCTCCAATGGTCACCTGGGCTATGGCGGCGATGACCTGTTTGTGATTAAGAAAGGCTCTAAAGACACCTGGGGCAAGGCGATGAACCTGGGCTACCCCATTAATACGATCGAAAATGAAGGCAGCCTGATCGTAGCGGCAGACGGTAAAACGGCTTATTACGCCAGCGACCGCAGCGACAGCAGGGGCGGACTGGATATTTATACATTTGAGTTAAGGAATGATATACGTCCGGCCAGAACGCTTTGGGTGAAAGGAAAGGTATTTGACAAGAAAACGACCAAAGGATTGCCTTCTGCTATTGAATTGACCGACCTCGCCACCCAGGAGGTGATGAGCAAGGTGCAAACAGATGAAACAGGTAATTACCTGGTTACTTTACCAGTGGGAAAAGATTATGCCTTTAATGTGAACCGTAAAGGATACCTGTTCTTCTCTGATAATTTCTCCCTGAGCCAGAAAGCGCCCGACTCCACATACCATATAGATATCCCATTACAGCCACTGGAAGCCAATGCTTCTATTGTGCTGAAGAATATTTTCTTCGACACCAGGCAATTTAGCCTGAAGCCGGAATCTACCACTGAACTGGATAAACTGTTTGTTTTGTTGCGCGACAATCCTACACTGCGCATACAGATCAGCGGTCATACCGATAATGTAGGCAAGCCGGAAGATAACCTCGTACTGTCTAACAATCGCGCACAGGCTGTGGTGAAATACCTGGTGAGCAAAGGCATTGATCAGCAACGCCTGTCATTCAAAGGCTTTGGCGAAACTGTGCCCGTAGCCGATAATGCTACCGAAGAAGGCCGCGCGCAGAACAGGCGCACAGAGATGAAGGTGATTAGTCATTAA
- the folD gene encoding bifunctional methylenetetrahydrofolate dehydrogenase/methenyltetrahydrofolate cyclohydrolase FolD has protein sequence MQILDGQLVSQATKDELKIKVGQLRTEGKKIPHLAAVLVGNNGASETYVGSKVRTCEEIGFKSTLIRLDENISEYKLLKEIEALNNDPDIDGILVQLPLPKHISDEEVINTIDPSKDVDGFHPISVGRLVQGLPTFVAATPHGIMLILEHYKVETKGKHAVVIGRSNIVGRPMSILLSANTNPGNCTVTLCHSQTKNLKELCLQADIIVAALGKPEFLTADMVKEGAVVIDVGITRVADASKKRGYSIKGDVDFTNVSPKCSYITPVPGGVGPMTIAALMKNTYAACLAKN, from the coding sequence ATGCAAATTTTAGATGGGCAGCTTGTATCACAGGCTACAAAGGATGAATTGAAGATAAAGGTAGGTCAGTTAAGGACCGAAGGCAAGAAGATACCCCACCTGGCGGCCGTGCTGGTGGGCAATAATGGCGCCAGCGAAACGTATGTAGGTTCCAAAGTAAGGACTTGTGAAGAGATAGGCTTCAAATCCACCCTGATACGCCTGGATGAGAACATCAGCGAGTATAAATTACTGAAGGAAATTGAGGCGCTGAATAATGATCCTGATATTGATGGTATCCTGGTACAGCTCCCCCTGCCCAAACATATTTCCGATGAAGAGGTGATCAATACTATTGATCCTTCCAAGGATGTAGATGGTTTTCATCCTATCAGCGTAGGCCGGCTGGTACAGGGTCTGCCCACTTTTGTGGCGGCTACCCCGCATGGCATTATGCTGATCCTGGAGCATTATAAGGTCGAAACAAAAGGCAAACATGCCGTAGTAATAGGCCGCAGCAATATTGTAGGCCGCCCCATGAGCATTTTGCTGAGCGCCAATACCAATCCCGGTAACTGTACCGTTACCCTTTGTCATTCGCAAACTAAAAACCTGAAGGAGCTTTGCCTGCAGGCCGATATTATCGTAGCTGCCCTGGGCAAACCCGAGTTCCTGACTGCCGACATGGTGAAGGAAGGAGCGGTGGTAATTGATGTAGGCATTACCCGCGTGGCTGACGCCTCCAAGAAACGTGGCTATTCCATTAAAGGCGACGTGGACTTTACCAACGTATCTCCTAAATGCAGTTATATCACCCCCGTGCCGGGCGGTGTAGGTCCTATGACCATTGCCGCCCTGATGAAGAATACCTATGCGGCTTGCCTGGCGAAGAATTAG
- the guaB gene encoding IMP dehydrogenase encodes MAIRNTAPRTKSPVSSKFFGDGLTFDDVLLVPAYSQVLPREVDIRTKLTKDITLNLPMLSSAMDTVTEANLAIALAREGGLGILHKNMSIEKQAEQVRKVKRSESGLILDPITLHEDATIGDALRLMKENKIGGIPIVNNSQKLVGILTNRDLRFETAHARKVSEVMTKELITAPEGTDMKKAGHILRQYKIEKLPVIRKDGTLIGLITYRDILQLQSFPNAVKDAYGRLLTGAALGITRDLLDRASALQQIGVDIVCLDSAHGHSKGVMEALKAVKKNFKKLQVIAGNIGTAAGAKALAEAGADAVKVGIGPGSICTTRIVAGAGVPQITAIMEAASVLHKKGIPLIADGGIRYTGDMVKALAAGANLVMMGSVFAGTEESPGETIIYEGRKFKQYRGMGSIGAMSQGSGDRYFQDVEDDVKKFVPEGIEGRVAFKGHLSEIVYQYVGGLRSGMGYCGAKDIKALQQAQFVRITNAGMKESHAHDIEITREAPNYSR; translated from the coding sequence ATGGCAATAAGAAATACCGCTCCCCGGACAAAATCTCCCGTTTCAAGTAAGTTTTTTGGTGATGGTTTAACGTTTGATGACGTTTTACTGGTTCCTGCTTATTCGCAAGTCTTACCCCGCGAAGTAGACATCCGTACAAAACTTACCAAAGACATTACACTGAATCTTCCCATGCTTTCTTCTGCTATGGATACTGTAACAGAAGCCAACCTGGCTATTGCCCTGGCCCGTGAAGGCGGACTGGGTATCCTGCACAAGAATATGAGTATTGAAAAGCAGGCCGAGCAGGTGCGCAAGGTAAAACGCAGTGAAAGCGGACTGATCCTGGACCCCATTACTTTACATGAGGACGCCACGATCGGTGACGCCCTCCGCCTGATGAAAGAGAATAAGATCGGTGGTATTCCCATTGTAAACAATAGCCAAAAGCTGGTAGGTATCCTCACCAACCGCGACCTGCGCTTTGAAACAGCCCATGCCCGCAAGGTGAGTGAAGTGATGACGAAAGAGCTGATCACAGCCCCTGAAGGCACAGATATGAAGAAGGCAGGACACATATTGCGCCAGTATAAGATCGAGAAGTTACCAGTGATCAGGAAAGACGGCACCCTGATTGGCCTGATCACCTACCGCGATATCCTCCAGTTGCAAAGTTTTCCCAATGCGGTAAAAGACGCTTATGGCCGCCTGCTCACCGGCGCCGCCCTGGGCATTACCCGCGACCTGCTTGACAGGGCCTCTGCATTACAACAGATAGGTGTGGATATTGTATGTCTCGATAGTGCACATGGTCATAGCAAAGGAGTAATGGAAGCGCTGAAAGCGGTGAAAAAGAATTTCAAAAAGTTACAAGTAATAGCCGGAAATATAGGCACCGCCGCAGGCGCCAAAGCATTGGCCGAAGCAGGTGCAGATGCTGTAAAAGTAGGTATCGGGCCTGGCTCGATCTGTACTACCCGCATCGTAGCCGGCGCCGGCGTTCCCCAGATCACTGCGATCATGGAAGCGGCGTCTGTACTGCATAAGAAAGGCATCCCCCTCATTGCAGATGGAGGTATCCGTTATACCGGCGATATGGTGAAGGCCTTAGCTGCCGGCGCCAACCTGGTGATGATGGGCAGCGTATTTGCCGGTACAGAAGAAAGCCCCGGCGAAACAATCATTTATGAAGGCAGGAAGTTTAAGCAATACCGTGGTATGGGCTCCATTGGTGCGATGAGCCAGGGCAGCGGCGACCGCTACTTCCAGGATGTGGAAGATGATGTGAAGAAGTTTGTTCCGGAAGGTATTGAAGGCCGGGTGGCTTTTAAAGGACATTTAAGTGAGATCGTTTACCAATATGTAGGTGGCCTCCGCTCCGGTATGGGGTATTGCGGCGCCAAAGACATCAAAGCATTACAGCAGGCCCAGTTTGTACGCATTACCAATGCAGGTATGAAAGAGAGCCATGCACACGATATTGAAATTACGCGGGAAGCACCGAATTATAGCAGATAA
- a CDS encoding ComEA family DNA-binding protein, producing MKAAIIISLLLAGYTAGAQEKEPLPTQEQQLENQAEVTEAETEDDTNWQQVEYFRRHPLDLNKANAADLEALPMLNALQVASFLRHRHLFGRLVSLHELQAIPGWDVHTIRQLLPLVVLDAAASPVAPAGHRFRDGEHSLLVRLSQVLERAKGFQPPAAADKAHYQGSPQRIFSRYRYNYHNGLQYGITADKDAGESFFNGSQPAGFDHYSFHCFARKLGKVKALALGDFTVNMGQGLIHWQSLAFKKSAAVLQVKRQGPVLKPYNAAGEYYFHRGAGITLQHKNWEATLFGSFRKLDANLKNDSVTSILTTGYHRTGAELNDRHNLSRIAAGGTIKYSRLQGHIGINTVYYHFSRPLQSSPEPYDIFAVEGRRWSNHSIDYSFTHRNMHLYGEVAIDQNLHKAFLGGLLMSLDPKADIGLVYRRLDKAYQALQGNAFTENYLPGNEEGLYAGLTLRPAPAWQLDAYADCFRFPWLKYRVNAPGNGGDYLIQLMYKPNKVVEWLCRYRHEHKRANGADADIPLKPVVNAVRQNWRTQVIFQTSRTIMLKSRVELAWYQGGEQARTEKGFSAFTEIAYAPERSFAANMRLHFFETDGYNARIYAYEQDVQYYFSIPIFQDKGLRYYINLRQNISRMLRRKRNSKIDCLLWFRWSQFLFPSETTTGSGLDELNSKSKSEFRVQLMFITR from the coding sequence ATGAAAGCAGCCATCATTATAAGCTTACTGCTGGCGGGCTATACAGCCGGTGCGCAGGAAAAAGAACCCTTACCCACACAGGAACAGCAACTGGAAAATCAGGCTGAAGTAACGGAAGCAGAAACAGAGGATGATACCAATTGGCAGCAGGTGGAATATTTCCGCCGCCATCCGCTGGACCTCAATAAAGCCAATGCTGCCGACCTGGAAGCACTGCCTATGTTAAATGCTTTGCAGGTGGCCAGCTTCCTGCGCCATCGTCATCTCTTTGGCAGGTTGGTGAGCCTGCATGAACTGCAAGCCATTCCGGGATGGGATGTGCATACCATCCGGCAACTGCTACCGCTGGTAGTATTGGATGCAGCAGCAAGCCCTGTTGCGCCAGCAGGTCACCGCTTTCGTGATGGCGAACATTCCCTGCTGGTAAGACTATCACAGGTATTGGAAAGAGCAAAAGGCTTTCAACCGCCGGCTGCGGCAGATAAGGCCCATTACCAGGGAAGCCCGCAACGTATCTTTTCCCGGTACCGGTATAACTATCATAACGGGTTACAATATGGCATCACGGCCGATAAAGATGCGGGCGAATCGTTTTTCAATGGATCACAGCCAGCAGGATTTGATCACTATTCCTTCCATTGCTTTGCCCGTAAACTGGGCAAAGTAAAAGCATTGGCGCTCGGAGATTTCACGGTCAACATGGGGCAGGGGCTCATTCACTGGCAAAGCCTTGCCTTTAAGAAAAGCGCTGCTGTATTACAGGTAAAGCGCCAGGGACCGGTACTGAAGCCCTACAATGCAGCAGGTGAATATTATTTTCACCGGGGTGCGGGCATTACGCTGCAACATAAGAACTGGGAAGCCACTTTATTTGGTTCCTTTCGTAAGCTGGATGCCAACCTGAAAAATGATAGCGTTACTTCCATACTCACTACCGGTTACCACCGCACCGGGGCGGAGTTGAATGACCGTCATAATCTAAGCCGTATCGCAGCGGGTGGTACTATTAAATACAGCCGTCTACAGGGGCATATTGGCATCAATACCGTGTACTATCATTTCTCCCGGCCGTTGCAATCATCTCCTGAGCCTTATGATATTTTTGCGGTGGAAGGCCGGCGCTGGAGCAATCATAGCATTGATTACAGTTTCACCCATCGCAACATGCATCTGTATGGTGAGGTGGCGATTGACCAAAATTTACACAAGGCCTTCCTGGGTGGTCTGCTCATGAGCCTGGACCCTAAGGCCGACATTGGCCTCGTGTACCGGCGCCTGGATAAAGCATACCAGGCTTTGCAGGGGAATGCTTTTACTGAAAATTATTTACCAGGTAATGAAGAGGGTTTATATGCAGGGCTTACCCTGCGGCCTGCGCCTGCCTGGCAACTGGATGCCTATGCCGATTGTTTCCGCTTTCCCTGGTTAAAATACCGGGTTAATGCGCCGGGTAACGGAGGCGATTACCTAATACAACTAATGTATAAACCCAATAAAGTGGTAGAGTGGCTATGCCGCTACCGGCATGAACATAAACGGGCTAACGGAGCAGATGCTGATATACCTTTAAAACCGGTGGTCAATGCGGTGCGGCAAAACTGGCGTACGCAGGTCATATTTCAAACATCGCGTACCATAATGTTGAAAAGCAGGGTAGAGCTGGCCTGGTACCAGGGAGGTGAGCAGGCTCGTACAGAGAAAGGTTTTTCTGCATTCACAGAAATCGCCTACGCACCGGAGCGGTCTTTCGCTGCCAATATGCGCCTGCATTTCTTTGAAACGGACGGCTATAATGCCCGGATCTATGCTTATGAACAGGATGTGCAATACTATTTCTCTATTCCTATATTCCAGGATAAAGGGCTACGGTATTATATCAACCTCCGCCAAAACATCTCCCGGATGCTCCGGCGCAAAAGAAACAGTAAAATAGATTGTCTGCTGTGGTTCCGCTGGTCGCAGTTCTTATTTCCGTCCGAAACGACTACTGGCAGCGGGTTGGATGAGCTGAATAGCAAAAGTAAATCGGAGTTTAGGGTACAGTTAATGTTTATAACCCGGTAA
- the dprA gene encoding DNA-processing protein DprA → MKNDLVYQLALTQVPQIGPVHAKILTAYFETAAAIFKASISQLEKIEGIGAVRAAAIRKFTDFDSVEKEIDFMEKYKIRPLFLTDADYPQRLLHCYDAPALLFYRGEANLNASRIVAIVGTRSHTEYGKSITEKLVKELQDTDVLVISGLAFGIDALAHKAALKHHLPTIGVLAHGLDIVYPSQHTQLAKEMIKQGGGLLTEFRSDTKPDKHNFPARNRIVAGMSDATVVIETDIKGGSMITAELANSYNKDVFAFPGKVTDSKSAGCNYLVRTNKAMLLTDTQELIDMMGWADARQRARKQQQLFVELSPQEETLAHILRQKEAVHIDELNMHSGLSSSMVAAAILNMELQGVIQSLPGKLYKLL, encoded by the coding sequence ATGAAAAACGATCTTGTTTACCAGCTTGCCCTGACACAGGTGCCGCAGATCGGCCCGGTACATGCCAAAATACTGACGGCATATTTTGAAACTGCCGCTGCTATTTTTAAAGCCAGTATTTCCCAACTGGAAAAGATAGAAGGCATAGGCGCCGTACGGGCAGCCGCCATTCGTAAGTTTACCGATTTTGACAGCGTTGAAAAGGAGATTGATTTTATGGAGAAGTATAAGATCCGTCCCCTCTTCCTCACGGATGCAGACTATCCCCAACGCCTGCTGCATTGTTATGATGCTCCTGCCCTGCTCTTTTACCGCGGCGAGGCCAATCTCAATGCTTCCCGTATTGTAGCCATTGTTGGCACGCGCAGCCATACCGAATATGGCAAATCTATTACAGAAAAACTGGTGAAGGAACTGCAGGATACAGACGTGCTGGTAATAAGCGGTCTTGCCTTTGGTATTGATGCACTGGCGCATAAAGCAGCACTTAAGCACCACCTGCCTACCATAGGCGTACTGGCTCATGGACTGGATATAGTGTATCCTTCCCAGCATACCCAACTGGCCAAAGAGATGATCAAACAGGGCGGCGGATTACTCACTGAATTCAGAAGTGATACGAAGCCGGATAAACACAATTTCCCGGCACGCAACCGTATTGTGGCCGGAATGAGTGATGCTACTGTTGTGATTGAAACAGACATTAAAGGAGGCAGCATGATCACAGCCGAACTGGCCAACAGTTATAACAAAGATGTGTTTGCTTTTCCCGGTAAGGTCACCGATTCCAAAAGCGCCGGCTGCAATTACCTCGTCAGGACTAATAAAGCGATGTTGCTGACGGATACACAGGAGCTGATTGATATGATGGGATGGGCCGATGCCCGACAGCGAGCCAGGAAACAACAGCAGTTGTTTGTTGAATTAAGTCCGCAGGAAGAAACACTGGCACATATTTTACGCCAAAAAGAAGCTGTGCATATTGATGAGCTCAATATGCACAGCGGACTTAGCAGCAGCATGGTAGCAGCCGCTATTTTAAATATGGAATTACAGGGCGTGATACAAAGTCTGCCGGGGAAGCTATATAAGCTATTGTGA
- a CDS encoding alpha/beta fold hydrolase → MAATEKFIDIDGRPLFYRVMGTGKPVVLLHGFAEDGTIWQHQVAALRASYRLIVPDLPGSGRSGMSEDMSMEGLAASVKQVIEEELPGNERVVMIGHSMGGYITLAFAEKYPERLKAIGLFHSTARADNEERKALRQKGIEFMLQHGAELFMQQTTPNQFSPSFKQAHPEVVREILERYSNFSNESLVQYYRAMMVRPDRTDILKKSIWPVLLIAGEHDMGIPPEQLMQQSYLPSLSYIHLLKHSAHMGMLEEQELSNKFLADFLAEVCIV, encoded by the coding sequence ATGGCAGCAACAGAGAAGTTTATAGATATTGACGGCCGTCCGCTTTTTTACCGTGTTATGGGAACCGGTAAACCCGTGGTGCTGCTGCATGGCTTTGCTGAAGATGGTACGATATGGCAGCACCAGGTAGCCGCCCTGCGGGCATCATACCGGCTTATTGTACCCGATCTGCCGGGTAGTGGCCGCTCGGGAATGAGTGAAGATATGAGCATGGAAGGGCTGGCAGCTTCGGTAAAACAGGTAATAGAAGAGGAGCTGCCGGGTAATGAGCGGGTTGTTATGATCGGCCATAGTATGGGTGGGTATATAACCCTGGCCTTTGCAGAAAAGTACCCTGAAAGGCTGAAGGCCATCGGCCTGTTCCATTCCACCGCGCGGGCCGATAATGAGGAAAGAAAAGCCCTGCGGCAGAAAGGCATTGAATTCATGCTGCAGCATGGGGCAGAGCTGTTTATGCAGCAAACTACCCCCAACCAGTTTTCCCCTTCCTTTAAGCAGGCACACCCGGAGGTGGTAAGGGAAATTCTTGAGCGGTATTCCAACTTTTCCAATGAATCGCTCGTACAATACTACAGGGCTATGATGGTGCGTCCGGACCGGACCGACATATTAAAAAAATCTATCTGGCCAGTGCTGTTGATTGCAGGTGAACACGATATGGGTATACCACCGGAACAACTGATGCAACAGAGTTACCTGCCTTCGCTGTCATATATCCACCTGCTGAAACATTCCGCACACATGGGAATGCTGGAGGAACAGGAGCTGAGCAACAAGTTCCTGGCGGATTTCCTGGCAGAAGTATGCATTGTTTAA
- a CDS encoding HigA family addiction module antitoxin gives MPMFDPAHPGELIRETIEGLREETGKNFTIEEVAKGLDTTRKTLSAIINGKQSITPEMALKLGKAFNTTPQFWLHAQENYDLAQARKKVDMRAVKVFWKHRHAV, from the coding sequence ATGCCAATGTTTGACCCCGCCCATCCGGGCGAATTGATACGCGAAACGATTGAAGGTCTTCGCGAAGAAACAGGTAAAAACTTCACAATTGAAGAGGTAGCCAAAGGTCTCGACACGACAAGGAAAACTTTGTCTGCCATTATCAATGGTAAGCAGAGCATTACACCGGAAATGGCTTTAAAGCTGGGCAAAGCTTTCAATACAACGCCGCAATTTTGGTTACATGCGCAGGAAAACTATGATCTGGCACAAGCAAGAAAAAAAGTGGATATGAGAGCGGTGAAAGTGTTTTGGAAACACCGTCATGCAGTTTGA
- a CDS encoding Lnb N-terminal periplasmic domain-containing protein produces the protein MQRARIVLLLLLPFLIPRNAFSQSDSCNLRISLLTCSPGEELYSTFGHTALRVTDAATGMDIVFNYGTFDMADPIQFYKDFTQGLMLYSLSAYPFSDFVYEYQSEQRGVIEQVLQLSCAEKNRIFNALRENAQEQNRHYYYYFHQDNCTTRARDMVMKHTDSPVVFKNILPAEVPSFRDLIHSYLDKGHQPWSKFGIDILLGGNLDKKVSNLEAMFLPDYLMKGFDSASTGHKSLVGTTQTILTVPAQPAATSAWFTPFVLFMGLFIFITILSFQKANWSVTFLRVFDISFFLLLGLLGVLLITLWLIRIDTVCRNNLNLLWALPTHLPVVFVMARQKKWVKTYFRVVCILTVLSGACWFVLPQALNPAIAPILGLIFVRAYAHSKKK, from the coding sequence ATGCAACGAGCCCGGATAGTACTGTTACTCCTTCTCCCTTTTTTGATCCCGCGCAACGCATTTTCCCAGTCAGATTCCTGTAACCTGCGCATCAGCCTGCTCACCTGCAGTCCAGGCGAAGAATTGTATTCCACTTTTGGTCATACCGCCCTGCGGGTTACGGATGCAGCTACCGGCATGGATATCGTATTTAATTATGGTACGTTTGATATGGCTGATCCCATACAGTTTTATAAAGACTTTACACAAGGCTTAATGCTGTATTCGCTGTCTGCTTATCCATTCAGTGATTTTGTGTATGAATACCAAAGCGAGCAGCGGGGAGTTATTGAACAGGTATTACAGTTATCCTGTGCTGAAAAAAACAGGATATTCAATGCCCTTCGGGAGAATGCGCAGGAACAGAACCGGCACTATTACTATTATTTTCACCAGGACAACTGCACCACCCGCGCGCGGGATATGGTGATGAAGCATACCGACAGCCCTGTTGTATTCAAAAACATTTTACCGGCCGAAGTGCCCAGCTTCCGCGACCTGATCCATAGTTACCTGGATAAGGGCCATCAACCCTGGAGTAAATTTGGCATTGATATTTTGCTGGGCGGCAACCTGGATAAGAAAGTAAGTAACCTGGAAGCGATGTTCCTGCCCGATTACCTGATGAAAGGATTCGACAGTGCAAGCACAGGTCATAAATCCCTGGTTGGAACCACACAAACGATCCTTACTGTTCCTGCCCAGCCTGCAGCAACCAGCGCCTGGTTTACCCCTTTTGTACTGTTTATGGGCCTGTTTATCTTTATTACGATCTTATCATTTCAGAAGGCCAATTGGTCGGTAACCTTTTTACGGGTATTTGATATTTCCTTTTTTTTGCTGCTGGGTTTATTGGGTGTGTTGCTGATTACCCTTTGGCTGATCAGGATAGATACGGTGTGCCGTAATAATTTAAACCTGTTGTGGGCATTGCCTACACATCTGCCTGTCGTATTTGTAATGGCCCGGCAAAAGAAATGGGTTAAAACTTATTTCAGGGTAGTTTGTATATTGACTGTACTATCAGGCGCCTGCTGGTTCGTGTTGCCCCAGGCATTAAATCCAGCCATCGCCCCTATCCTTGGTCTGATCTTTGTCCGGGCTTATGCGCATAGTAAAAAGAAGTAA